The genomic segment ACGACAACTGGGAGGGGCCTACCGGCTTCATCCACAACGTCCTCTACGAGAACTATCTCAAGGACCACCCGGCGCCCGAGGACTGCGAGTACTACATGTGCGGGCCGCCGATGATGAACGCCTCGGTGATCAAGCTGCTGCTCGACATGGGCGTGGAACCCGAGAACATCATGCTGGACGACTTCGGCGGATGATCGGCGTCGCCTCACGGCGACTCACAGGGCTGGCCCACGGGCCGGCCCTGTTTCTGTCGGCCCTGCTGGGCCTGGCCATGGCCAGCGCGCTGGCCGGGTGCCGCGACGGCGGCAGCCACCGGCTCGACGTACAGGGCGCCGCCCTGGACCACGGTTTCCACCTCACTCTGTATGGCGATGCCCGCGACGACGACATGTCGGCACTCGACGTCGCCATACACAGTGAACTGGTACAATACGAACAGCAGCATAGCGATGCGCTCGAGCGCTTCGCCGCGCTCGATGCGGCGCTGCCGAGGCCTTTCGGCGGCTCTGTCGAGCCCCTCGAGCGCGCCTATCGGAGCCTGGCCCACGCCTGGCTGATCGACTCGCTGGCGGCGTGGCTGGACGCCCGCGACGCGCGGCGCTACTTCCTCGAGGTGGGCGGAGACGTGCGCGCCCGCGGCACCCAGGCCGGGCGGCAGCCGTGGCGGGTGGCCCTCGAGGAGCCCGCCGAGCGCGGCACCTCCGAGGCCCGCCAACTGAGCCTCGACGCCCAGGCGCTGGCCACCGCCGGCGACTTCCGCGACCGCTGGCGGGGCCTGGCCGGCAGCGCCGAGACGCCCGCCGGCTGGTGGCTGGCCAACGGCCGCGAGCGGGTGGTCGAAGTCAGCGTGCTGGCGGGCACCGCGCTGGAGGCTGCCGCCTGGGCCGGCTGGCTGCTGCGCCAGACGCCCGAAGCGGCGCTGGCGGAGGTCGAGGGGCGGAGTATCGCCGCCTATTTCGTTGTCACAGCGGGTACGGGATACGATGTGCGCATCAGCCCGGCCATGTCCCCTTTTTTATAGTCATTGACCATGCGTCGATGATTGAGCTGCCCGCCACGGGCCTTGGGAGGAACGATGACCATCTGGTTACTGGTATTCGGTTTCATGCTGCTGCTGATGGCGGCCATGGCCATCGGCGTGATCCTCGGACGCAAGCCGATCGCCGGCTCCTGCGGCGGGCTCAACAATATCGGCATGAAGGACGGCTGCGAAGTCTGCGGCGGCAAGGACGAGGTCTGCGAGGAAGAGAACCGCAAGCGCGGCAGCGCCCGCCGTCGCGGCGACGAGAGCCGCGGCGCCGACCTCGGCTACAACGCCGTGCGCCGCTAGTCCTGCCGGCAGCGCTGCGCGCTGCGATCGCGAATGAATTCGCTCCCACACGGGAGTGGCGCCATTGGCTAATGTAGGAGCGACTTCAGTCGCGAACGAATTCGTTCCCACAGGCAGTGGCGCCGAGGCAATAACACATTCAGGGGAAAGGAGACGCGACAGCACATGGCAGTCCACAACTATGACGTAGTGGTGATCGGCACCGGCCCCTCCGGCGAGAGTGCCGCCATCAACGCCGCCAAGCACGGCAAGCGCGTGGCCGTGATCGAGAAGCAGCAGGCGGTGGGCGGCAACTGCACCCACTGGGGCACCATTCCTTCCAAGGCGCTGCGTCATCAGGTCAAGCAGATCATGCAGTTCAACACCAACCGCATGTTCCGCGATATCGGCGAGCCGCGCTGGTTCTCCTTTCCCAAGGTCCTCGAACGCTCCCGGGTCACCATCGACCAGCAGGTCGAGATGCGCACCCGCTTCTACGCCCGCAACCGCATCGACCTGTTCTTCGGCGTGGCGCGCTTCAAGGACGAGCACACCCTGGTGATACGCGACGACCACGAAGGCGTCGAGGAGATCTGCGCCCAGAAGATCGTCATCGCCACCGGCTCGCGCCCCTACCGGCCGGCCGACGTCAACTTCCGCCACCCGCGCATCTACTGCTCCGACACCCTGCTCGGCCTGTCGCACACCCCGCGCACCCTGATCATCTTCGGCGCCGGCGTCATCGGCAGCGAGTATGCCTCGATCTTCTCCGGGCTCGGAGTCAAGGTCGACCTGATCGACTCCCGCGACCGCCTGCTGTCGTTCCTCGACGACGAGATCTCCGACGCGCTCTCCTATCACCTGCGCCAGAACGGCGTGCTGGTGCGCCACAACGAGGATTACGAGCGTATTGAAGGCGACGAGTCCGGCGTGGTAGTGCACCTCAAGTCGGGCAAGCGGCTGCGCGCCGACGCCTTCCTGTGGGCCAACGGCCGCACCGGCAACACCGACCAGCTGGGCCTCGAGAACATCGGCCTGGAAGCCAACGGCCGCGGCCAGCTTCAGGTCGACGACCACTACCGCACCGCCATCCCGCACATCTACGCGGTGGGCGACGTGATCGGCTGGCCGAGCCTGGCCAGCGCCGCCTACGACCAGGGCCGCAACGCCAGCGACGACCTGCTCGACGCCGAGTTCCGCTTCGTCGACGACGTGCCCACCGGCATCTACACCATTCCCGAGATCAGTTCGGTGGGCAAGAACGAGCGCGAGCTGACCGACGCCAAGGTGCCCTACGAAGTCGCCCAGGCGTTCTTCAAGGACACCGCCCGCGCTCAGATCACCGGCGACACCGTGGGCATGCTCAAGATCCTCTTCCACCGCGACACCCTCGAGATCCTCGGCATCCACTGCTTCGGCGACCAGGCCTCGGAGATCGTGCACATCGGCCAGGCGATCATGCAGCAGCCCGGCGAGGCCAATACCCTCAAGTACTTCATCAACACCACCTTCAACTACCCGACCATGGCCGAAGCCTACCGCGTCGCCGCCCAGAACGGCCTCAACCGGCTGTTCTAGGCAGCGCTACGCGCCCCATCGCAATAAATTCGCTCCCACACTAGGAGTGGCGCCAAGACCAGTGTGGGAGCGACTTCAGTCGCGATGTGGTTGGGGGAGAGTCAGCCGCGGTAGCGATACACCCGCAGGCTGGGTAG from the Halomonas sp. 1513 genome contains:
- a CDS encoding NAD(P)(+) transhydrogenase, with translation MAVHNYDVVVIGTGPSGESAAINAAKHGKRVAVIEKQQAVGGNCTHWGTIPSKALRHQVKQIMQFNTNRMFRDIGEPRWFSFPKVLERSRVTIDQQVEMRTRFYARNRIDLFFGVARFKDEHTLVIRDDHEGVEEICAQKIVIATGSRPYRPADVNFRHPRIYCSDTLLGLSHTPRTLIIFGAGVIGSEYASIFSGLGVKVDLIDSRDRLLSFLDDEISDALSYHLRQNGVLVRHNEDYERIEGDESGVVVHLKSGKRLRADAFLWANGRTGNTDQLGLENIGLEANGRGQLQVDDHYRTAIPHIYAVGDVIGWPSLASAAYDQGRNASDDLLDAEFRFVDDVPTGIYTIPEISSVGKNERELTDAKVPYEVAQAFFKDTARAQITGDTVGMLKILFHRDTLEILGIHCFGDQASEIVHIGQAIMQQPGEANTLKYFINTTFNYPTMAEAYRVAAQNGLNRLF